The genome window CTGCTTGGGCGATGATACCCTTTGGGGTGCATTGAAAGTTGACTAATTGAACACAATCTTTAAAACCGTCAAtgattcttttaaataaactGGCTTCTTCGAACTTAGCTTCTAGcattttgtatatatttattattgatgtGCTTCTGtatattttaagaataCTTTAAGAATTTTAGAGATTAAACTCTtccaataatataataaaaaaagatgtGGTTCTTAAATGgaattataaaattattttttgtacTATACCactacatatatatatcataactgatgatgttaaaaaaaatgtttcaaaaaacGCCAAACTATGTTTCGTGTTTATGAAAAAACGCGTTAAATTGAATATGCTTAGACCGTTCATTGTAAATAAGTACAATTACTGGAGATTTAGTGTCCAAGGTCTATTCAATAATCTTGGATTTAGTACATATATACTTTAAGTTatgttaaaataaaatagattaATAATACATTTTCAGGTAAAAAAGTAAATTATAAAAGCAattgatataaaaaaaattattcaatctaataatatataatgaatgTTATTTAATCTTGTGAAACTTCCCACCTTCtcaaaaaacaaaatagaTACTGAGATCAAAATTCGCAAGATAAAATGATGGATGATTGTTACTTCACTTTAATTTACGCCTTGGTAGCGTTGTATAGCTCTTTTTCCGATTCGTATCTCTTCTTATCAGCTTGAGCTTTTGCTTCAAAAGGACCCTTATCCTCATCAGTTAAAGCTCTCCATTTTTCACCTAATAATCTACCAATTTGACCAAAGGAAACATCTGGGTTTTCAGCTCTAACGATATCTCTAGTTTCGTTAGCGAAGAACATGTAGGCAGACATGGCTCTCTTTGGAGCATTTGGATCCTTCTTTCTTCTATGGGTTCTCTTCTTAATTTCTCTTGGACCAGCCATTGCAGTtctgtatatatttttattagagtaatattgatttagtTCTAGTTATATTGACAAACTTAGAAATAACTAAGATAAAgtattataaaatgaataacAATTAACCGTGAACCATAATTGTACTAAGAGCACTAATGGAATATAGTAATAGTATGAATATCAcatttatttgtatatttatagtGTGAGTTACACTATAGAGTTCATTGTTTGTTGATTTATTGTGTATTAAAAAGTTCGCGTTTCGGAATGAAATCTCTAAAGTGTGCAACCGTTTCTGTGCCGGGTAAACCAATCTATGAATATTCTATACCTTAAGTTATTCATTGTTTAGTTGTTTAAGATGTACTGATTCGctttgttatttttacatTCATGCATCTTCATgcataatatatatatatatatatatatatatacttactcctcttcttgttcttcatcaggattttcttcttcgtcTCCCGAATCAAGTGTCTTGTTCGTTGTGATTCTGATCAAACCTCTTTTCGCATCTCTTAATAACGATGGTATTAATATACCTTCTTCTTGTATTCCACCGATTTCTTTGCTCCAACTATAAATACGTTCTTTGATTCTGTTTGCTTTGATCAGGTAGTTTCTTATTTTGGACAAGTTTCTAATGAATTCTTGGTTTCTTTGTAATGCAATTTGCGATAATTGTCTTGATGTTTCCAACTCTTCATGGATTTTGGCCATGTTTTGTTCATGGTTTGGAAACTCTTTTGTTAAGTAAGATAACGAGTATGACGATATAATATCCGTGTTGTTTTGGGCATCTTTCTTTGAATTCTTAGGGTCCAATTCTTCGTCGAATTTAGTTAGTACATCGACTTTCGGTATGGCAAAAAATGGATCTTCATCTTCGTGGTCCTCTTGTCTTCCCTCTTTAAAATCAACTGGgttgttgtttttattGTCATTACTGTCTTCCTCATCCTCATTGATAGTCGTGTTGTTGGCTGTACTATTTTCTGGATCGTTTTCATTATCACTCTCTTCGAGTAATAATTTATGGTcataatcttttaaattcaaattagACTGATGTAAAGGATCTACTAAATTACCCAACAATACctctaataattttgtgTACTTGTTAACAGAATCTTGCTCTTTCTCAACCATCAATATTGTCTGTAAAGCTAATTCTTTCAGAATTTTGGATTTATACACATGTGATATGGAATCCTTAGTAGATATATCACTCAAAGATGAAATAGGACTCAAAGTCTTAGAAATATCCAccaatttattcaaattatattcatcatcatcatcatcttcatcctCATCGCCAAGTTTTATAGTGTTTGGCCCTTTCACGTCAAGTGAATCAAGTGGTGGTATATTAAACCTCATTCTCTTCCTTTGTAAAAGATTATGCTCTGAACCATTATAAAAGATGCattcttcatcaattggtttcgtattattaatattagtCCTTGTAACCAACTCACTCTTCTGcaataatttattaccCCTATTGCTAGTAATCCCATTTGTCTCGGGATATACTATTTTACCATCAATGGATCTTTTAAGGAGTGGGTAGTTCCCACACTTCTCTCTTATTAGTTTTTGAGAAAACTTCTTTATGTATAGTTGTTCATCTGCAGAGTCCTCCTCTAgttgctgctgctgctttTGTGTTTCCACAACGGTATCCTCATTCATAGCAATTAATCTTTATCAATTCAAGAACACTGTAAAATTCAATCGCTGATATGTCTGTCTCCGCTCTCTTCAAATAGTTTACAACAAAAATCAACCACAATGTAACCAGTTAACAAGTACCCGATATATATTAGCGTCATCATcaagaaattttattacaaattaGAACCAGACTAGACATCAAGAGTATAAGTTTGATTCATTATAACTTATACTCAAGTTCactttcattatttataagaTTTAACGACTTCATATTTTAGCTGTTGCTCCTACAAGGGAAAAAAGTAGCACGTGACTGACAGTAGTGCTTGTCATTGCGTAAGAATGGGGGTCCTCGCAAGTGTCAGTAATGCAATGATAATGCCAATGATGATTCAAGAGTGGTTCAATCATGGTGGCACATTTTACATTATATGAAGTGCTTACACTTTTGATTATAAATGGTGTTTGGTATTGAAGGAACACATGGAACTCTTTCGTTGGGTATCACGGATACGTGTGCCGTTAAGTATGGGCATAAATTTTTTGCGTCACAAATTAGCTAGAACTTGTTATGAGTGATGCCATACTTGTAAAACCAATAAGCAAACAAACATAAACATTTATTTAgctatataaatattattagtatttATCTGGAGaatgtttttttgtatCAACGTTGGATTAGAACAGAAGATAACAGGCTGTTTCATGTAAGATGAACAATCTAATTGGCGATGGGGCTAGAGGGTCTATAAACAACTACTTCTATAAGACTAAACTGGAGCTTCCATTATAcgatattaaaaattcgAAGAAGCCTACTGAGCAAATCGAAGGTCCTAGGGTTCCAAGGACAATACATGAAAGTTCAAAAGTTAGCTTGCCTCAAAGATACGAAGTGGTTCAAGTTTTAGGAAAGGGTTCATATGGAATAGTTTGCTCAGTTAGGGACCTGAATAGCAATACAAACAATGCCTTATTGGCAGTTAAGAAGataacaaatattttttataaggagattttaataaagagGGCCATCCGAGAATTgaaattcatcaaatattttagagGACATAAGAATATCGTTAGTCTTCTGGATGTCGATATCGTATTAGATGCCCCGTATGATGGACTATATTGTTATCAAGAACTTATTGACTATGACCTGGCAAAAGTTGTCCATTCTTCTGTGCTGCTGACGGAGTTTCATATCAAgtatttcttttatcaGATCTTGTGTGGTCTCAAGTATATCCACTCCGCAGATGTACTTCATAGAGACTTGAAACCGGGAAATATACTATGTACACTAAACGGGACGTTAAAGATATGCGATTTTGGCTTAGCAAGAGGAATATCACAAACTGTTCTACAGAAAGCTAACAGACAAAATTCGACAAACGAACCAGTTCAGTATTACAATCTGGATATAACGAACTATGTGGCCACTAGATGGTACAGAGCTCCAGAATTGATACTGTCGCACAACGAGTACGATAAGTCTATAGATATTTGGTCGTGTGGATGCATTCTTGCCGAATTCTATGGTCGAAAACCCGTGTTCATGGGGAAAGACGCCATGCATCAAATATTcgaaattattaaagtaATTGGGTCTCCATCCAAAGAGTTATTAGAAACATATGGCTCGTCGAAATCTTGGACAGTGTACAATTCGAATATGATCAActataaaaagaaagagtGGTCTGAAGTTTATCCACATGCAACCGCCCAAGCCACTGATCTAATggaaaatttaatgaaatggGTTTCAAAAGACAGGTACACAGTAGAGGAAGCAATTGAACACCCGTTTTTATCAGACGTGAGAAACAAAGATGACGAACCCATTTGTCCTTATGGAGAATTCGATTTTTTATACGAGTACGAGTTGCATTCGATGCAAGATCTAAGGAATTATCTTGTTAATGAAGTCAACACCTTCAAGtcagaaaagaaaataatattcaataaatccCACTCTAGATCACAAATgacaatttaaataaataaaaaatatataatttagaaCAATAAACTTTCGACACAAAGTATCACTTTACTGGAGTTAGCCCTATGGTTAAAATAAACGACTAAAGTTCATGTATCGAATACCATAAATCTGAAATAGTTTGCTGCAAGACAAGTTAGTATGGGAATTGGTTTGGATGGAAAACCAATCTAATATATAAGGTCACTTCATCTTGAATTTGTCTTGTGGCTTTATAAGTGACCATCCTTTGCTCATCGTTCAAATATGGAATATCGCTTAAATATTTAGCGGAGTCGGGTAATGAGGTGTGGCactgaaataaataaaggTTTAAGATTCTGATCGTACTCAGATTTGAAATGATATTATCTGTTACAATTATTAACTTCAATATTTAGAATAAATCATGATTTGATGTATAAGTAATTGAGTTAGATAATCTAATTAGAGATATATGATAacataattattaattccCTGAAAGTTTATTGCATTTCGATACTATAAGCTCCAGAAACTGAGATCGAAAAGTTAGCTTTTTCATTGAGCAAAAAAATAGGAGAACACTACTGTGGTGTGTTTTTTATTgacattttttattgtttagAGATTTAGTtggataaattaaaaaaacacaTACGTATACTTATAATGGATAATTTGGCAGTACAATCGAGGCAAGGGAGGACCAGAGCGCTATCGGTCAATACTTATGATGAGCAACAGCGGAATTCGATGTCAAATTCTTTAGATAAGTTAGAAATGGATCTTTCTTTAATTCAATCACAATGGAACAGAATTATTACTGATGATTCTAACCCACTTGAACTGGCATTGAAGTTTTTGGATGACACTTCTGTTGGTTTGGGGCATCGTTTCGATGAGTTTAAccaattgaaagaaaaaattggatATGACTTACAAAATGCAGTAAATGAACATTATCAAGTTTTCAACACTAACATAGCTTCATATTCAATTGCTGTCAATTCGATTGCGAATGCTCagaataatattgaaaatatcgAAAATTCTGTTAAAGAAgcaaatttgaaaattaacCAAGATAAAGGTTCACTACAAGAACTAAATGAATCTACAATGTCTTACACCAAAATGATAGATACAATTTCTGctattgaagaaattattagttTACCAGAAAAAATGGAGGATTTCataagaaaagaagaatatagAGAGGCTCAAAAACTATTAAAACGTGCAATGTTTTTGTCAAATACGCATTCTCTTTGgtcaatatcatcattgACACcaataaaacaacaaaTAGACTTAGCTGAGcataatttatttcaaaatatgataGATGAACTACATGacattatatattcaaaaaaaagtGCGTCTACTTTcgataatgaaattttagaGAAAATCCATACATCAAAGTCAGATTTTACTAGTACGGagaattatttatacaCAATTGTGAGTATTGATATTGACCAACAATCtgaaaatatgaatattaaaCTAAAGAActttttagaaaatattaaaaacttaaaacctacaaaattaaattcagTATACATTGAAGAAGGCACTGATTACGATAGaatcttcaatttattaatcTTAATAAACTCCTTAGATAAACTTCCTTTAGCTTTAAGAATATTGGTTGATAGAGCAACTAAAGAGCTACATGACATTGTCATCCAGAGCAGTGAAGAAATACGTTCGAGATATCCTTCGTTAATGAAAATTGGTGGCGCTACATTAGATAGTAATTTCGGCATGTCAATGAGAAATCCAATATCTATTATTATGCGTGAGTGGTTCTGGAAGATATTTGTCAAAATTCTTTTAGCAGTTCAAAGGCATAGAGTGATTTTTGAATCTGTCTCTGTATTTCAACAATTGTTTAACCTTCATATTTCATATAGGTTTGGTGatatttggaaaaaatGTTTAATAGAAGTGagattattattgaataagtATTTGAATGATACAACAATGGATAAAAAGGCAATTTTGCACAGAAGAGATACCAGCCTGGCCAAACCGATCTCAACAGAACACATTTTTACCCTACAAAGTAATCTTCATGACAATTCAATTGCAAAAAATCATACAGCTGCTTTGAAGACATTGTTACAGGATATATTTCCTGGTTTCTCTGTTCCaggaaatattaatttatcatcaatttatgttgaagaagagtcatatgaagaagaagaagcatTGATTCAACCTACTGTATTTAACATGAGGCTAGCTCTTGAACCCGTCCTGTTGTTTATTCAAGCTACATCTAATATAATTCCATCTGGCCTTTCAGAAGTAACGAAACCATCAATGTCCTTTTTATCTGAATATATGAAAAAAGTTTTCATTCCAAAGTTCGAGTCCACATTATATGTCATTTATGATAGCAAtgtattttcaaataatccTTATGCGTTTGAGTCGAATAATGAGAACAAGAATGTACTAAAGTCAGTGAATGACTTTTATACTCTATTTTGCAATACCCTTACTGTCATGAACACCACATACACTTTCAGAGCAAACATATGTTCtgttattataaatatattagagaagttccaaatatattatgaaAAGTTATTTCAAACTTTACTGGGTGttacaaatgaaaattataCAAGGAAGTTACTCGGAATTTGGATGAATGACGAAGCTTTAATGGGAAcagaatttgaatatttaaaacataACGTTTCATTAAATGTGAACGAAGCAAAATTGTTGTTCAGGCATTGTTCTCAATTCTATTACAAGGGTAATGGTTTGAAAAaagatgatatatttaataatattgatttagaTATCGTGTTGCATTTCTATAATTCATTAGAATGGGCATTAAAATGGTTCAGCGAATTAAGAAAAACAGTCGACTCTTCTGTGACTGTATTAGATGAAAATTCAAACGCAAATGATGTCAGATTAATGTGGTCGTTATACGATTGTGATGAACTTTCACAAGTTGttaaaacaacaaaattgAGACTATCTATGGATGTTGAATCTGTTAAGAAATTTGATTCCATAACCGAAAAGATAGAAAACTTAAAATATCGTGTTCTAACTTCTTTAAGATTTGATTTAAGAGCTAGGgttatctttaatattgGCAAAATGTTCAAGAATAACTATAATTGGAGCCCTGATGTCGGTAGTACAGAATTAGAATCTAGTATTGGTAACCTGATTTCCGACATCAGAATGCATGATAATAAACTCAAGTCTAATTTGGATGAAAAGATTAGAAATCAAGTTGGTTCGGGTATTGATATTGTAATTAATTATGCTTTCATCTCAGGTGCAACTTCgataaaatcaattaatacAAACGGTATCAAAAAGATCAACAGAAATATTACCTATCTACAAAATGTCTGTAGAAACGTCATTGAGGATTCAAATTCTATTAACATGAATGATTCACTAAATTTTTACACTGCATGTGGATTATCTGAATTacaattcttcaaaaaacTAGAAGACAATGAATTGAGTTTCTGTACCAAGtatgatttgaaaaatatcatcagaTTGATCTACGGTGATGATGCTATACCAGCAACTAGAAAACAAAGAGATACTAACACGCATGTTAGAGCTACATCAATGTCTGGTAACAAAAGATACAACGAAgcaattcaaaaaatcaataCAATGACTTCGGATAACGAagaatagaaaataatCGTATAGTATTTACAAATTAATAGTATTTATAGATTTATGTAGTATTTCGAATACCATgtgtttattattacacCAATTGTGGACAGTTCTTCCTTTGATATACTTAACCGAATAAGAAAGATAGCATTCAAAAAAAGTCTTATAGAAAtcataaaattgaaagctttaaatatttatgaaAACGAATGggaaattattgaaaagaaaggtTATAACAGCATTTTCTTCTATGATATTTAGGATACTTataatagatatattaatgaacCAAATTCATATGACCTGATTACGTTAAAAAACTTTGTTTCTGTTATGTAGTTAAATATGCAAGAAAGTtccattaattttattgaaaccCACAATGATGGTGAAGCTCTAGAAATATACAGTATCCACTCTATTGATTCCGAAAAGAGTAATGAAAGCAAAGGTCTTGAGCAAAATGGTGATTTAAGAAAGGATAACCAAATTGGTGCAGGAGGGGAAAGTTctcttattattattgaaaataattcacTTGAAATAGACGTCCcattttttgaagatgatgctaataaaagaaattcgTCACAAGAAGGCAAACAAACAACTCGAGGTAAGACTCAGTTAATTGAGTCACGAACAATtcttgataaaatattgtcAAGTGACTCTATCTCATCAGCAAATGACAGCAGTCTTGCAAATTTTTACGgcaatgataataaaataaccTCCCTGGTAAACCGCTGGAGGTCAACTAAAGAACCTTCGTTAAGTCAAAATAAACAACATCCAGAAGAAATTGCCAATTCATCTACTAAAAATTCACAAAATATTCTGAAAACCTTTCCTATATCCTCACCAATCCAGCATTCACAAGGAGATTCACAAGATAACCAATCGGTGAATGAGTTTGTAGAAAACATTTCCCCAAATAAGAAACAGTTATTTGTGCCATTGGATACTACAAGTATAGAGGATATTCATGATTTGgaattttctaaaatattaaatactTCAACTTCAAATGCAGTCTTATCAACACCGCTTAAAGTATCCAATAAAGATACAATCATAAAGTTTCCAGCAGCCAATGTAGATTTAATCACGGGTCCACAAAAGGAGAATCTCAATCAAACCATCAAAAGGAAatcattagaaaataattatgaccagttaaaatattatatcagCAGAGGTAAAGAATATGACCCAGATGATTCTAAATTCTTAATAAGCAAGCACATGagagaaaataaaaaagcaTTCAAGGAAGTAAATCAGAATTACAGAGATAATATAGATGCTAGATCTACTTTAATAGTTGAGATGTCATCAAACCTAATTAGACTTTTATCTAGCAAAATGGATAATTTCTCCGATCACATTAAACCATCTACGCTTCAGTCTAGTtctaatgataataatgagCTGATTAGGTTTCTAAGACGATCGAATAGTGAATATGATTTTAGGAATGACGTTTATTATCCAGCGGACTTCAAAAtagttgaagaaaatatatatctattataCTACGATgcatttgaattttttaaacaataCAGTCATAATAAATCTGCATTATTCCACCAAATAAAGGAATACACAAAAGCTGGAAAACATGTCCTCTTAACCCTCTATAATctgaagaatttaaaaaaagcCATTCAAACGGTGGAGAATAATGATTATATCACTAAAGTTCAAAATCAACTTACTGGATCCCCTTCCAAgcaaaacaaaagaaagagaatGAAAGTAATTGAAGACCTTCATATGTCATCTACATCAATAGAAAAAAGACTTCGGTATATTGATCGACTATGGGGTGTTAAGGTTCATACGGTAAACTCACATCTAGAATTTATTAACTCTTTACCAAATCTGCTTTCATTAGTAGGGAAACAATATAATGATTCGGCgataaaatatatgaaatatGCCTATTTGCATGTTAAATCagctaaaaataaagaagatgtGTTAACGAAAATCATTCATCAAGTTGGAAGAGTTCCAGAATTAAAAGCAGAGAATATCACCAGAGCATATCCCACCTTCCAACAATTACTAAAAGACTTTGATGGAGGTAAATTGAGATCTGGTTCTGATGGAAAATATCTCATGacagaaaaaattgaaagccggttatataaattgtttACAAGTGATGATCCTAATgaaacaatataatattgttttcacTTTCTATACTATCACTTACATATtctataaatattgaaacattcaaattaattaaattacgTACTAATTACCTGTTCCTACCTTTTTTGACGTTTAATGAATTGCACTTTACAAAAGGTACTgttttaaatgattatGATTTGTTAATAagattatcaatattatgcatactattattattatcataataataaagtaagttcaaaattgaaaatatttaattcaataCATGCTTTACAGTTAGATAATCATCTTCATTCAGCCTATCTTTGTACTCTGTTATGATTGTGAATCCttcattcaattttgaTAGTTCAGATTCACTAAATGTTATCTTTGCGGAAATCAATTGGCttaagaaatttaaaattctatctattaaattcaaatcagTTTCATTCTTTAAACAAATGATGGTGGtctcaataatattttcctCTCTTAATTGATCTATTAGTTTACTATCAATTTTAACTGATGTCAAAAATGCAGCTAACAATGCGATAGTTCTCATCTTTAGTTTTGGAGTTGATGATTTTTCACTTAAAATTGGAGCAACGATATCCAGTCCTTTAGcttcataaaattttttagcATTAGTTTCGTTGTTTCTAATTAAGTTCGAGAGTGCGTAAAGAGCCTTTACTCTGACATTAAAATGCTGATGGTTCCTTTCAGATGCCAAGGcgattaatttttcaaggCCAGCATCAtacttaataaaattatcttgTGCACtaacattattttgaaCTGCAGTTCCTACTATAGACAAAGCAGCAGCTCTCATGTCCGCCTCTTCATGTTCTAAAATGCCAATTATTGGTTCCCACATTTTCATGTTTTCTATATTATTAGCATTATCTatgttttcaattaataGTTCAAAATTATCCATAGCTATCATCTTGTGCTCTAATTCAGCTTCTTCATTAGCAATTACTTGCAAAGATTCCTTCATTAAAGTTGCATCATCTGGACCAGCACCACCAAACAGCTGTTGCAGTAATCTAGGGTCTGGTTGTCCAGCCCTTGCGATTGCATCTTTGTCACCTTGTGCATTTGCAATTGACCAATGTAACAATTTCTCCATTTTGTATTGTACTCTTTATATAACtgtttaatatatatatggatGTAAAGTTACCAATATAATACGAACACCTGTTGATTTGCAGTGTACTTTGATATTCTCGATATCAATATTTGCTAAATACCTTTCATAATATATGCTAatcataatattatttatatttatatatatatattatcagTAGTAATACTAATGTAAAcgatttttgaaatatttcgATGAGCTCCGGAACATTCTGGAAAATATTTAGCGATGAACATTGATGATCGAAATCCATATACTCAATAGTACAAGTTGATTACAAGAGAACAGAGAAGGTATATGTTCGAAAGAAGAATTCTGTCAAGAGACTTCATTCAAAGCATATAATCATTTAATTATGAAGGTTTTTTTTGTTGCATATAGGTTATTTATAGGGAGGGGAAGCTTTCCAGCAGGAAGGATATTCCAATATCAACGTGGTTAAActtatatttcattaattatatcaatGAGTGATAAGTCAAGTCAGAGAATTGATCCTGTATTTGGACAATCAAGAGCTTTTGCCTTAAACGATCCTTTGGTGAATCCAGATATATTGAAGTACTTGGAAGGAGTGAAGGAAGAAGCGATTAGATCGACATTTGAAACGTATTCGGAGAAGAAACCTCGGAATGATGAAGTAAAACATATAGCATCGATGTATGATGATGATGGAGATTCCTACAATTCTGAAGTCAAATATGCTGGCACGGAGGTTTATAAACAAGAACTACGATTCCCTGAAAGACATTCTTATTTGACGAAATACCCTGAaagtttaataaaatttcagaGGAATATGCCAAAATGGGTGAAGTGGTTTAAACGTTGTAAAATAGAGCTGAGAGATACTGGTTACGTGTTTGAAGGTTACGATAACTCAACTATGGAATTGATCTTGTATCATCTAcaagaatatttgaatattaaaagaaaaaaaggGTTTCCCTTACActtgtttaatattttgaaagatGTCACTAATGATGTTGAAGAAAAGGATAAAATGACAATAGATAGTGAATGGTTAGAAACGATATTTAATGTCCTTAAATCGAGACGGTTGAAAGGAATTGCGGATGTAATAGCTGTTATTTCGGAAATGCATTCATTCACTCCAATGGGATTTAAACAATGGTATGcttatataattaaaaatgagCCTTCGCATTCAATATTTgtgaatattataaataatcGGAACATGTGGATCTTGTTACAGTATATGACTAAAACATGGGTGAAAACTATCAATTTGAATAAGAAGCCTACAGAATCAAAGAGGTTATCACAATggttaatatatatgttattGCATTTACCTGAACATTTAACGGCAGAGTACATCAGTGAGTTAAGATCTCTTGCTAAAAAGTGTCGCGATATCATTCTAACGAATATAACAGATACTAATGAAGCCACTAAAGAATCCAACGTTCTACCCTATTATACTCaagaattaattgatatGGGTTTGGCATTTGGCGATGACGGCACACCAACTATAATAGAGCTGACTTTATCTGTCGTTTCCGAAATATATGGCCAAAGGGACCTAACGAACTGGGAAAATatgtaataaataaatgaataaatgaatatagCACagtaatataattttatgttTAATGAAGTTCCACTACAGTCATTTGGTAACTACttcataataaataattaaatgcctgtcattttttttcactaATACTACGGTTTATAGTGAgatgaaatttttcagtgTCTcgaaaatattgaaattctATTGATGACTCTTGTCGAGATAGAATCTACATCTTAATGGAAATTGAGATGATTAATTACCAATTGTAACTGCGGAggttatataataatgttgTTAAGTTATAGTTTATTTAGTTCGACTTTCTTAAAAGATCACCATCCCATTACGCTTGACTTCTTGTTCAAGGAAACTGAAGAAAGTGAACAgtaca of Tetrapisispora phaffii CBS 4417 chromosome 13, complete genome contains these proteins:
- the MMS4 gene encoding Mms4p (similar to Saccharomyces cerevisiae MMS4 (YBR098W); ancestral locus Anc_3.341), giving the protein MQESSINFIETHNDGEALEIYSIHSIDSEKSNESKGLEQNGDLRKDNQIGAGGESSLIIIENNSLEIDVPFFEDDANKRNSSQEGKQTTRGKTQLIESRTILDKILSSDSISSANDSSLANFYGNDNKITSLVNRWRSTKEPSLSQNKQHPEEIANSSTKNSQNILKTFPISSPIQHSQGDSQDNQSVNEFVENISPNKKQLFVPLDTTSIEDIHDLEFSKILNTSTSNAVLSTPLKVSNKDTIIKFPAANVDLITGPQKENLNQTIKRKSLENNYDQLKYYISRGKEYDPDDSKFLISKHMRENKKAFKEVNQNYRDNIDARSTLIVEMSSNLIRLLSSKMDNFSDHIKPSTLQSSSNDNNELIRFLRRSNSEYDFRNDVYYPADFKIVEENIYLLYYDAFEFFKQYSHNKSALFHQIKEYTKAGKHVLLTLYNLKNLKKAIQTVENNDYITKVQNQLTGSPSKQNKRKRMKVIEDLHMSSTSIEKRLRYIDRLWGVKVHTVNSHLEFINSLPNLLSLVGKQYNDSAIKYMKYAYLHVKSAKNKEDVLTKIIHQVGRVPELKAENITRAYPTFQQLLKDFDGGKLRSGSDGKYLMTEKIESRLYKLFTSDDPNETI
- the FES1 gene encoding Hsp70 nucleotide exchange factor FES1 (similar to Saccharomyces cerevisiae FES1 (YBR101C); ancestral locus Anc_3.342), whose amino-acid sequence is MEKLLHWSIANAQGDKDAIARAGQPDPRLLQQLFGGAGPDDATLMKESLQVIANEEAELEHKMIAMDNFELLIENIDNANNIENMKMWEPIIGILEHEEADMRAAALSIVGTAVQNNVSAQDNFIKYDAGLEKLIALASERNHQHFNVRVKALYALSNLIRNNETNAKKFYEAKGLDIVAPILSEKSSTPKLKMRTIALLAAFLTSVKIDSKLIDQLREENIIETTIICLKNETDLNLIDRILNFLSQLISAKITFSESELSKLNEGFTIITEYKDRLNEDDYLTVKHVLN
- the BRR1 gene encoding Brr1p (similar to Saccharomyces cerevisiae BRR1 (YPR057W); ancestral locus Anc_3.347), whose translation is MSDKSSQRIDPVFGQSRAFALNDPLVNPDILKYLEGVKEEAIRSTFETYSEKKPRNDEVKHIASMYDDDGDSYNSEVKYAGTEVYKQELRFPERHSYLTKYPESLIKFQRNMPKWVKWFKRCKIELRDTGYVFEGYDNSTMELILYHLQEYLNIKRKKGFPLHLFNILKDVTNDVEEKDKMTIDSEWLETIFNVLKSRRLKGIADVIAVISEMHSFTPMGFKQWYAYIIKNEPSHSIFVNIINNRNMWILLQYMTKTWVKTINLNKKPTESKRLSQWLIYMLLHLPEHLTAEYISELRSLAKKCRDIILTNITDTNEATKESNVLPYYTQELIDMGLAFGDDGTPTIIELTLSVVSEIYGQRDLTNWENM